A genomic stretch from Sinorhizobium terangae includes:
- the trmB gene encoding tRNA (guanine(46)-N(7))-methyltransferase TrmB translates to MTEPRRARATEAFFGRRKGKPLRERQAAHLEHLLPTLRLDLAEPAPADLATLFPQPVRRIRLEIGFGGGEHLVHRAAEDPATGFIGVEPFVNSMAKLLGQIEARKLTNVRLYDDDATQVLDWLPEASVDQIDLLYPDPWPKRKHWKRRFVSKVNLDRFARILNPGGLFCFASDIDTYVNWTLLHCRDHAAFEWTAEKSADWLTPFAGWPSTRYEAKARREGRNSAYLTFRRV, encoded by the coding sequence ATGACCGAACCGCGCCGCGCCAGAGCCACGGAGGCCTTCTTTGGCCGCCGCAAGGGCAAGCCCTTGCGCGAACGCCAGGCTGCCCATCTCGAGCATCTGCTCCCCACGCTCCGGCTCGATCTCGCCGAGCCGGCGCCGGCTGACCTGGCGACGCTCTTCCCGCAGCCGGTGAGGCGCATTCGCCTGGAAATCGGTTTCGGTGGCGGGGAACATCTCGTCCACCGCGCCGCGGAGGATCCGGCAACCGGCTTTATCGGCGTCGAGCCCTTCGTCAACTCGATGGCGAAGCTGCTCGGACAGATCGAGGCGCGAAAGCTTACCAATGTCCGGCTCTATGACGACGACGCGACGCAGGTGCTGGACTGGCTGCCCGAGGCTTCAGTCGACCAGATCGATCTGCTCTATCCCGATCCCTGGCCGAAGCGTAAGCACTGGAAGCGGCGCTTCGTTTCCAAGGTCAACCTGGACCGGTTCGCGCGCATCCTGAACCCTGGCGGGCTCTTCTGCTTCGCCTCGGATATCGACACCTACGTCAATTGGACGCTGCTTCACTGCCGCGACCACGCAGCCTTCGAGTGGACGGCCGAAAAATCGGCCGATTGGCTCACGCCTTTCGCGGGATGGCCGAGCACGCGCTACGAGGCCAAGGCGCGCCGGGAAGGACGGAACTCCGCCTATCTCACGTTCCGGCGCGTTTAG
- a CDS encoding DUF1150 family protein — protein MGLKTINTSLSKNDLAHLGEGEVGYIRKMRSEEVSRCFPEAPEMGPGIDLWALFGADGTPILLTDNRSSTFFKAAEDDLRTVSLH, from the coding sequence ATGGGACTGAAAACCATCAACACATCGCTGTCGAAGAACGACCTCGCCCATCTTGGCGAGGGCGAAGTCGGCTATATCCGCAAGATGCGTTCGGAGGAGGTCTCCCGTTGTTTCCCGGAAGCTCCTGAGATGGGCCCCGGAATCGATCTGTGGGCCCTGTTCGGCGCCGACGGCACGCCGATCCTTTTGACCGACAATCGCTCCAGCACCTTCTTCAAGGCGGCCGAAGACGATCTTCGCACCGTCAGCCTGCACTGA
- a CDS encoding Hsp20 family protein has protein sequence MSRITPFTSPLLLGFDTMEKTLERIAKGNDGYPPYNIERIRGDASSDAPERLRITLAVAGFSEEDLDVTTEENQLVIRGRQVDTGEREYLHRGIAARQFQRTFVLADGMKVLGAELRNGLLSVDLVRPEPVRMVKKINISVPE, from the coding sequence ATGAGCAGGATTACGCCCTTTACCAGCCCGCTACTGCTGGGCTTTGACACCATGGAAAAGACCCTTGAGCGCATCGCCAAGGGCAATGACGGATACCCACCCTACAATATCGAGCGCATTCGCGGCGACGCATCTTCGGATGCGCCGGAGCGGCTTCGGATCACGCTCGCCGTCGCCGGCTTCTCCGAGGAGGACCTAGACGTCACGACGGAAGAAAACCAGCTGGTCATTCGGGGCCGCCAGGTCGATACGGGCGAGCGGGAATACCTGCACCGCGGCATTGCCGCCCGCCAGTTCCAGCGCACCTTTGTTCTCGCCGACGGCATGAAGGTTCTGGGAGCCGAGTTGCGCAACGGTCTTCTTTCCGTCGACCTCGTGCGGCCGGAGCCGGTGCGTATGGTAAAGAAAATTAACATTTCCGTCCCAGAGTAG
- a CDS encoding nucleoside hydrolase, which yields MSSARKIIIDTDPGQDDAAAIMLAFGSPEEIDVLGITTVAGNVPLSLTARNARIICELCNRTDVKVFAGAERPVARPLVTAEHVHGKSGLDGPDLAEPTMPLQEQDAVDFIIETLLAEDAGTVTLCTLGPLTNIALALTKAPEIAPRVRELVMMGGGFFEGGNITPAAEFNIYVDPEAAEIVFRSGIPIVMMPLDVTHRVLTHKARVQKIREIGSPAAIAMAEMLEFFERFDIEKYGTDGGPLHDPTVIAYLLRPELFTGRDCNVEIETASALTAGMTVVDWWQVTGREHNAKVMRHIDDEGFFDLLTERLARI from the coding sequence GTGTCAAGCGCGAGAAAGATAATCATCGACACCGATCCCGGCCAGGACGATGCAGCCGCCATCATGCTCGCATTCGGCAGTCCGGAGGAGATCGACGTCCTAGGCATCACCACCGTCGCCGGCAACGTTCCGCTTTCGCTGACGGCCCGCAACGCACGCATCATCTGCGAGCTTTGCAACAGGACGGATGTGAAAGTCTTTGCCGGTGCCGAGCGGCCGGTCGCGCGTCCGCTGGTCACGGCCGAGCATGTCCATGGCAAGTCGGGGCTCGATGGGCCGGATCTGGCGGAGCCGACGATGCCCCTGCAGGAGCAGGACGCCGTCGATTTCATCATCGAGACCCTGCTCGCCGAGGATGCGGGCACGGTCACGCTCTGCACCCTAGGCCCCTTGACCAACATTGCCCTTGCCCTGACCAAGGCGCCGGAGATCGCGCCGCGGGTACGCGAGCTCGTGATGATGGGCGGCGGATTTTTCGAGGGCGGCAATATCACGCCGGCGGCGGAGTTCAATATCTACGTCGATCCGGAAGCCGCCGAAATCGTTTTCCGCTCCGGCATCCCGATCGTGATGATGCCGCTCGACGTCACCCACCGCGTCCTGACCCACAAAGCCCGCGTCCAGAAGATTCGCGAGATCGGCAGTCCAGCGGCGATCGCGATGGCCGAAATGCTGGAGTTCTTCGAGCGCTTCGACATCGAAAAATATGGTACGGACGGCGGGCCGCTGCATGACCCGACGGTGATCGCCTACCTCCTGCGGCCGGAACTGTTCACCGGGCGCGACTGCAATGTCGAGATCGAGACGGCGTCCGCCCTGACGGCCGGCATGACCGTCGTCGACTGGTGGCAGGTGACAGGCCGCGAGCACAATGCCAAGGTCATGCGCCACATCGACGACGAGGGCTTTTTCGATCTCCTCACCGAGCGCCTGGCGCGCATCTAG
- a CDS encoding methyl-accepting chemotaxis protein translates to MFKFQAKSLATKLIAVTGGTIALVLLASNFVLISQTQNRVETLVLDDADSEAHAIASEIAGSVGELAAAARTMSGVLGRGHAGESIDRAGAINLLKANLEQHQFAFGSWFAEEPKAFDGKDVANNTELGGNAEGAFTPYWSKDRNGKAQLSTFKADYAAEWYALAAKSGKGAITQPYLAEGTDVPTTMSSIAYPVMSNGKMIGVSGVDISLASLADDLAKVKPFGSGRVYLLSQSGKWLVSPIPDLLMKDYDGEGADIVKNALSSATSGVIKNLTYDGNEPFNRVVYPFKLPNVNANWVVLVDVPRAVINAPVRDQTYMMIVGGLVVLGAVLAGLYYAVRGFVQKPLAGLVSDVQTLSNGDYTQPIAGQDRSDETGSVAKALEGFRHQLADTKRLEGEARHQREQAEMQRNQSETERAESSALQRDIVARLGKGLSHLSAGDLAFRITDEFPGEYAQLKRDFNATMESLEETIRTVNHSVVNIGSGTSEISNAANDLSHRTEQQAASLEETAAALDQLTSQVNASAENAKVAAKSVEVASSDAEQSGEVVQKAIAAMQGIEQSSHEVSRIIGVIDEIAFQTNLLALNAGVEAARAGDAGKGFAVVAQEVRELAQRSANAAKEIKTLINTSAGQVREGVDLVGKAGSALEKIAEQVVQINSLIRQISSSASEQAVGLKEINSAVNQMDQVTQQNAAMVEETTAASMALNDEAGALSTLVSRFRVAQQAPAQSSPEMLRGAAERMRAAERPASPAPAAKDNRPPQAAARSSGYSASTQRVLAQTSGANALVQDNWEEF, encoded by the coding sequence ATGTTCAAGTTCCAAGCCAAATCACTGGCGACCAAACTGATCGCTGTGACAGGCGGTACGATCGCACTCGTGCTGCTCGCCTCGAATTTCGTTCTCATCTCCCAGACACAGAACCGCGTCGAGACGCTGGTCCTCGACGACGCGGACAGCGAAGCGCACGCCATCGCATCCGAGATCGCGGGCAGCGTCGGTGAACTCGCGGCCGCCGCGCGCACGATGTCGGGCGTTCTCGGGCGCGGCCACGCCGGGGAGTCCATCGATCGCGCCGGCGCCATCAATCTCCTGAAGGCGAACCTGGAGCAGCACCAGTTCGCCTTCGGAAGCTGGTTCGCCGAGGAACCGAAGGCCTTCGATGGGAAGGACGTTGCCAACAACACGGAGCTTGGCGGTAACGCAGAGGGCGCATTCACGCCCTATTGGTCCAAGGACCGTAACGGCAAGGCACAGCTCTCGACCTTCAAGGCCGATTATGCCGCCGAATGGTATGCCCTCGCGGCCAAGAGCGGCAAGGGTGCAATCACCCAGCCCTACCTCGCCGAAGGGACCGACGTCCCCACCACGATGAGCTCGATCGCCTATCCGGTGATGTCCAACGGCAAGATGATCGGCGTCTCCGGCGTCGACATCTCGCTCGCCTCGCTCGCCGACGACCTTGCAAAGGTCAAGCCTTTCGGCTCGGGTCGGGTCTACCTGCTGTCGCAGAGTGGCAAATGGCTCGTGTCGCCGATCCCGGATCTGTTGATGAAAGATTATGACGGCGAAGGCGCCGATATCGTCAAGAACGCCCTGTCGTCGGCGACGTCCGGCGTGATCAAGAATCTCACCTATGACGGAAACGAGCCCTTCAATCGCGTCGTCTATCCCTTCAAGCTGCCGAACGTAAACGCCAACTGGGTCGTGCTCGTCGACGTGCCGCGTGCGGTAATCAACGCGCCGGTCCGCGACCAGACCTATATGATGATCGTCGGCGGCCTTGTCGTCCTCGGTGCCGTGCTTGCCGGTCTTTACTACGCAGTCCGCGGCTTCGTGCAGAAACCGCTGGCCGGCCTTGTCAGCGACGTCCAGACGCTCAGCAACGGTGACTACACTCAGCCGATCGCCGGCCAGGATCGCTCGGACGAAACCGGTTCCGTTGCCAAGGCGCTGGAAGGCTTCCGCCATCAGCTCGCCGACACCAAACGCCTCGAAGGCGAAGCCCGCCATCAGCGGGAGCAGGCAGAGATGCAGCGCAATCAATCGGAAACAGAGCGCGCCGAAAGCAGCGCCCTACAACGCGACATCGTCGCCCGCCTCGGCAAGGGCCTGTCACATTTGTCGGCCGGTGACCTCGCCTTCCGCATCACCGACGAATTCCCGGGTGAATACGCGCAGCTGAAGCGTGACTTCAACGCGACGATGGAGAGCCTCGAGGAGACCATCCGGACCGTCAATCACTCGGTCGTCAATATCGGCAGCGGCACATCCGAAATCAGCAATGCCGCCAACGACCTGTCGCACCGGACGGAACAGCAGGCCGCGAGCCTTGAAGAAACCGCAGCCGCGCTCGACCAGCTTACTTCGCAGGTGAACGCCAGCGCCGAGAATGCCAAGGTTGCGGCAAAATCGGTCGAGGTGGCGAGCAGCGACGCCGAACAGTCCGGCGAGGTCGTGCAGAAGGCCATCGCAGCCATGCAGGGCATCGAGCAATCCTCGCACGAGGTCAGCCGGATCATCGGCGTCATCGACGAGATCGCCTTCCAGACGAACCTCTTGGCGCTCAACGCGGGCGTCGAGGCTGCCCGCGCCGGTGACGCCGGCAAGGGCTTCGCGGTCGTCGCCCAGGAAGTACGCGAGCTTGCACAGCGCTCGGCAAATGCTGCGAAGGAGATCAAGACGCTGATCAATACCTCCGCAGGCCAGGTCCGCGAGGGGGTGGACCTCGTGGGCAAGGCGGGCAGTGCGCTCGAAAAGATCGCCGAGCAGGTGGTGCAGATCAACAGCCTGATCCGCCAGATCTCCAGTTCCGCCTCGGAACAGGCGGTCGGTCTGAAGGAGATCAACTCCGCCGTCAACCAGATGGACCAGGTGACGCAGCAGAACGCGGCGATGGTCGAAGAAACGACCGCCGCCAGCATGGCGCTGAACGACGAAGCCGGCGCACTGAGCACGCTGGTTTCCCGTTTCCGGGTCGCCCAGCAGGCGCCGGCCCAGTCCTCGCCCGAAATGTTGCGCGGTGCAGCCGAGCGGATGCGCGCAGCCGAGCGTCCCGCCTCTCCTGCGCCCGCCGCCAAGGACAACCGGCCGCCGCAGGCAGCGGCAAGGAGCAGCGGTTATTCGGCATCGACGCAGCGCGTGCTTGCCCAGACATCCGGTGCCAATGCGCTCGTCCAGGACAATTGGGAAGAGTTCTGA
- a CDS encoding ribokinase: protein MITVLGSINMDLIATTARLPKPGETVAGTGFSTAAGGKGANQALAARRAGASVRMAGAVGWDSFAEGALALLKAAGADLSLIKTVDAPTGTAHIIVGGDGENVIVVVASANATVNESDATAALDQMSTGDTLMLQLEIPAASVETALLEAKRRGIRTIVNIAPLTLDAARLGRMADIVIANETEFELLAGKTGIDSAEREAAMKRLHDETGRTVIVTLGAEGVIAIHDGAVHCAKGLTIEPVDTVGAGDTFCGYLAAGLDAGLAFPDALRQAAVAGSLACLKPGAQPAIPQASEVAAYL, encoded by the coding sequence ATGATCACTGTCCTTGGGTCCATCAACATGGACCTGATCGCCACGACCGCACGCCTGCCTAAGCCCGGCGAAACCGTTGCCGGGACCGGCTTCTCGACCGCCGCCGGTGGCAAGGGTGCAAACCAGGCGCTGGCCGCCCGCCGCGCCGGTGCGTCGGTGCGCATGGCCGGCGCCGTCGGCTGGGACAGTTTCGCCGAAGGCGCGCTGGCGCTCTTGAAAGCGGCCGGCGCCGACCTCAGCCTCATCAAGACGGTCGATGCTCCGACCGGTACGGCGCATATCATCGTCGGCGGCGATGGCGAAAACGTCATCGTTGTCGTCGCGAGCGCCAATGCGACGGTGAACGAGAGCGACGCAACGGCGGCGCTCGATCAGATGTCGACCGGCGATACGCTGATGCTGCAGCTCGAAATTCCCGCCGCCTCGGTCGAGACGGCGCTTTTGGAAGCCAAACGCCGCGGTATCCGCACGATCGTCAACATCGCTCCGCTGACGCTCGACGCGGCCCGTCTCGGCCGGATGGCTGATATCGTGATCGCCAACGAAACCGAATTCGAACTGCTGGCCGGCAAGACGGGCATCGACAGCGCCGAGCGCGAGGCGGCGATGAAACGGCTCCATGACGAGACCGGGCGGACCGTGATCGTGACGCTTGGGGCCGAGGGCGTGATCGCCATCCATGACGGTGCCGTTCATTGTGCCAAGGGTCTGACCATCGAACCCGTCGACACGGTCGGCGCCGGCGACACCTTCTGCGGCTACCTCGCCGCGGGCCTCGACGCCGGCCTCGCCTTCCCCGACGCCCTGCGGCAAGCGGCGGTTGCCGGATCGCTTGCATGCCTCAAGCCCGGTGCACAACCGGCCATACCGCAGGCGTCCGAGGTCGCGGCCTATCTGTGA
- a CDS encoding DNA recombination protein RmuC: protein MEPIAFSFDQPLFLLGALPVTAGHLVTAAALLMALACLLFARRASSARAGERDEQMATLLAAQTELQGRIAAMADVFGTRQAELNQSISQRIDGMTHRIGASISEQTKATHENLRRLQERLAVIDNAQNNIQSLAKDMAGLQNILANKQTRGAFGQSRMEAIVADGLPMGAFAFQATLSNGARPDCTIRMPNGQPPLVIDAKFPLEGWNAMRDAATAERRQQAAQAFRRDMEVHIRDIAGKYLLPGETQETAFLFVPSESIFAEIHEHFEAIVQKAHRQRIVIVSPSLLLLSIQVIQAILKDARMREQAHLIQGEVARLMDDLSRLDERVRKLQGHFAMTQKDVEDILISSNKLTRRGAKIEALELAAESAPGEGEQGGRPLDNRMGQLKLRVVDED from the coding sequence ATGGAGCCCATCGCCTTTTCCTTCGACCAACCTTTGTTCCTGCTTGGAGCCCTGCCCGTCACGGCCGGTCATCTCGTCACGGCCGCCGCACTTCTCATGGCGCTCGCCTGCCTCCTGTTTGCGCGCCGTGCGAGTTCTGCCCGCGCCGGCGAGCGAGACGAGCAGATGGCGACGCTTCTTGCCGCGCAGACGGAATTGCAGGGCCGCATCGCCGCGATGGCGGATGTTTTCGGTACCCGCCAGGCGGAGCTCAACCAGTCGATCAGCCAGCGCATCGACGGCATGACGCACCGGATCGGCGCATCGATCAGCGAGCAGACGAAGGCGACCCACGAGAACCTTCGGCGCCTGCAGGAACGGCTTGCCGTGATCGATAACGCCCAGAACAACATTCAGTCGCTCGCCAAAGACATGGCCGGTCTGCAGAACATTCTGGCAAACAAGCAGACGCGCGGGGCCTTCGGCCAGTCGCGCATGGAAGCAATCGTTGCCGATGGATTGCCGATGGGCGCCTTCGCCTTCCAGGCAACGCTTTCGAACGGCGCGCGCCCGGATTGCACGATCCGCATGCCGAACGGCCAGCCGCCACTTGTCATCGACGCGAAGTTTCCGCTCGAAGGATGGAACGCAATGCGCGATGCCGCTACGGCCGAACGGCGGCAGCAGGCGGCGCAGGCCTTTCGCCGCGACATGGAGGTCCATATCCGCGATATCGCCGGCAAATATCTTTTGCCGGGAGAGACGCAGGAGACCGCCTTCCTGTTTGTTCCTTCCGAGTCGATCTTCGCAGAGATCCACGAGCACTTCGAGGCGATCGTGCAGAAGGCGCATCGCCAGCGCATCGTCATCGTCTCGCCGTCTCTGCTGCTTTTGTCGATCCAGGTGATCCAGGCGATCCTGAAGGATGCCCGCATGCGCGAGCAGGCGCACCTGATCCAGGGCGAAGTCGCCCGCCTGATGGACGACCTCTCACGGCTCGACGAGCGTGTGCGCAAGCTCCAGGGCCATTTCGCCATGACTCAGAAGGACGTCGAGGACATTCTCATCTCGTCGAACAAGCTGACGAGGCGCGGCGCCAAGATCGAGGCGCTGGAACTCGCGGCCGAATCCGCGCCCGGAGAGGGCGAGCAGGGCGGACGGCCGCTCGACAACCGGATGGGGCAACTCAAGCTGCGGGTGGTTGACGAGGACTGA
- the def gene encoding peptide deformylase yields MTIKPLIILPDPVLRQVSKPVENIDDDIRRLADDMLETMYDAPGIGLAAIQIGVPKRLLVLDVSREDEEKTPLVFINPKIVRSSDERSVYEEGCLSIPDYYAEVERPAGVTVEYLDRHGKEQTLEADGLLATCLQHEIDHLNGVLFIDHISKLKRDMVIRKFTKAAKTRGAKAI; encoded by the coding sequence ATGACGATCAAGCCGCTAATCATCCTTCCCGATCCGGTTCTGCGCCAGGTGTCCAAGCCGGTGGAGAACATTGACGACGATATCCGCCGCCTCGCCGACGACATGCTCGAAACCATGTACGACGCGCCGGGCATCGGCCTTGCGGCAATCCAGATCGGTGTGCCGAAGCGCCTCCTGGTTCTCGATGTGTCAAGGGAGGACGAGGAGAAGACGCCGCTCGTCTTCATCAACCCGAAAATCGTCAGATCCTCGGATGAGCGCTCGGTTTACGAGGAAGGCTGCCTGTCGATCCCGGACTACTACGCGGAAGTGGAGCGCCCGGCGGGCGTCACCGTCGAATATCTCGACCGCCACGGCAAGGAGCAGACGCTCGAGGCGGATGGCCTGCTTGCCACCTGCCTGCAGCACGAGATCGATCATCTGAACGGCGTGCTGTTCATCGACCATATCTCCAAGCTCAAGCGGGATATGGTGATCCGCAAGTTCACCAAGGCGGCCAAGACCCGCGGCGCCAAGGCGATCTGA
- the fmt gene encoding methionyl-tRNA formyltransferase: MPLRIIFMGTPEFSVPTLVALAEAGHEIAAVYTQPPRPGGRRGLDLQKSPVHQAAELLGIPVLTPPNFKDAGDRETFTKFNADVAVVVAYGLLLPEAILQGTRHGCYNGHASLLPRWRGAAPIQRAIMAGDHETGMMVMKMDKGLDTGPVALSKAVAIGETMTAGELHNKLMQVGAALMKEAMAKLEAGDLPLTPQPEEGAVYAAKISKGETHIDFTKPASEVHNHIRGLSPFPGAWFELTIAGKPERIKVLNSEKVDGAGEAGTVLDDTLTIACGQSAVRPTRLQKAGGKPLAIAEFLRGTPVARGTRIA; this comes from the coding sequence TTGCCGCTTCGCATCATTTTCATGGGAACGCCGGAATTCTCCGTACCGACGCTGGTCGCCCTCGCCGAGGCGGGCCATGAGATCGCTGCCGTCTATACACAGCCGCCGCGTCCCGGCGGGCGGCGCGGTCTCGACCTGCAAAAATCGCCAGTCCACCAAGCCGCCGAACTTCTCGGAATCCCCGTTCTGACCCCGCCGAACTTCAAGGACGCCGGCGATCGCGAGACCTTCACCAAGTTCAATGCTGACGTCGCCGTTGTCGTCGCCTATGGCCTGCTCCTGCCCGAGGCGATTCTCCAGGGAACGAGGCACGGCTGCTACAACGGACACGCCTCGCTCCTGCCGCGCTGGCGTGGGGCGGCGCCGATCCAGCGGGCAATCATGGCCGGCGACCACGAGACCGGCATGATGGTGATGAAGATGGACAAGGGGCTCGACACCGGTCCGGTCGCACTCAGCAAGGCCGTTGCGATCGGAGAGACGATGACGGCTGGCGAGCTGCACAACAAGCTGATGCAGGTCGGGGCGGCCTTGATGAAGGAGGCGATGGCGAAGCTCGAAGCGGGCGATCTGCCGCTGACGCCGCAGCCGGAAGAGGGCGCGGTCTACGCTGCCAAGATCAGCAAGGGGGAGACCCACATCGATTTCACCAAGCCGGCCTCCGAGGTTCACAACCACATTCGCGGTCTTTCGCCATTTCCGGGGGCCTGGTTCGAGCTGACGATTGCCGGGAAACCGGAACGGATCAAGGTGCTGAATTCTGAGAAGGTCGACGGAGCCGGCGAAGCCGGCACCGTTCTCGATGACACATTGACCATTGCCTGCGGCCAGAGTGCGGTGCGGCCGACTCGACTGCAGAAGGCCGGCGGCAAGCCGCTCGCGATCGCCGAGTTCCTGCGGGGGACGCCCGTCGCCCGCGGCACGAGGATCGCCTGA
- the truA gene encoding tRNA pseudouridine(38-40) synthase TruA, which translates to MPRYRLTVEYDGSDYVGWQRQENGPSVQGAIEKAILSLTGETVSVRGAGRTDSGVHAMGQVAHADLTREWKTHTLRNALNAHLTLAGERVSILDALEAPPDFDARFSAVRRHYLYRIISRRSPLALEARRAWWVPKTLDHEAMHVAAQRLVGHHDFTTFRSAHCQATSPLRTLDRLDVTRAGDLIEIRATAQSFLHNQIRSFAGSLKLVGEGKWTPDDLQAALEARDRKACGPVAPPDGLYFMQVDY; encoded by the coding sequence ATGCCGCGCTATCGCCTCACCGTCGAATACGACGGCTCAGACTATGTCGGCTGGCAGCGTCAGGAAAACGGTCCGTCTGTCCAGGGCGCGATCGAGAAAGCGATCCTGTCGCTGACCGGAGAGACAGTGTCCGTCCGTGGGGCGGGACGCACCGATTCCGGCGTCCATGCCATGGGCCAGGTGGCGCATGCGGACCTCACGCGCGAATGGAAGACGCACACGTTGCGCAACGCGCTCAATGCCCACCTGACGCTTGCCGGCGAACGTGTCTCGATTCTCGACGCACTTGAAGCGCCGCCGGATTTCGACGCGCGTTTCTCGGCGGTTCGGCGCCACTATCTCTATCGCATCATCTCTCGCCGCTCGCCGCTGGCGCTCGAAGCAAGGCGCGCCTGGTGGGTGCCGAAAACGCTCGACCACGAGGCGATGCATGTGGCCGCACAACGACTGGTCGGCCACCACGATTTCACGACCTTCCGCTCCGCCCACTGCCAGGCGACGAGCCCGCTGCGCACGCTTGATCGGCTCGACGTGACGCGAGCGGGAGATCTCATCGAGATCCGCGCGACGGCCCAGAGTTTTCTGCACAACCAGATTCGCTCCTTCGCCGGTTCGCTGAAGCTGGTGGGCGAGGGCAAGTGGACGCCGGACGATTTGCAGGCGGCGCTCGAAGCGCGTGATCGAAAGGCCTGCGGGCCGGTCGCGCCGCCGGACGGCCTCTACTTCATGCAGGTGGATTATTGA
- the dapE gene encoding succinyl-diaminopimelate desuccinylase → MTSTDPITNLATLIRCPSVTPAEGGALAALEQMLKPLGFTVDRVVAKDTGTPDIENLYARLGSDGPHLMFAGHTDVVPVGDEAAWTHPPFSATIADGEMYGRGAVDMKGGIACFVAAVARHVEKHGAPKGSLSFLITGDEEGPAINGTVKLLEWAAAKGERWDACLVGEPTNPDALGDMIKIGRRGSLSGRITVHGVQGHAAYPHLADNPVRGILQLTEALMDPPFDSGTESFQPSNLEVTTIDVGNLAVNVIPAKASASFNIRFNDIWTAESLMAEIIARLDRAAAKDKLRPGRTPVRYDIVWNERPSHVFLTRNNALIDSLSGAVEAVVGRQPKLSTTGGTSDARFIKDYCPVVEFGLVGQTMHMVDERVAVADLETLTGIYETFIARWFGHAAA, encoded by the coding sequence ATGACCTCCACCGATCCGATTACCAATCTTGCCACCCTTATCCGCTGCCCCTCCGTCACCCCCGCCGAAGGCGGCGCTCTCGCCGCTCTCGAACAGATGCTGAAGCCGCTCGGCTTCACCGTCGACCGCGTGGTGGCGAAGGACACCGGGACCCCGGACATCGAAAATCTCTACGCCCGCCTTGGAAGCGATGGACCACACTTGATGTTTGCCGGGCATACCGACGTTGTGCCGGTCGGGGATGAGGCCGCCTGGACCCACCCGCCCTTCTCCGCGACCATCGCCGACGGGGAGATGTATGGCCGCGGCGCCGTCGATATGAAGGGCGGCATCGCCTGCTTCGTGGCTGCGGTCGCGCGCCACGTCGAAAAGCATGGAGCGCCGAAGGGTTCGCTCTCGTTTCTGATCACCGGCGATGAGGAAGGCCCGGCCATCAATGGCACGGTAAAGCTTCTTGAGTGGGCGGCTGCGAAAGGCGAACGCTGGGACGCCTGTCTCGTCGGCGAGCCCACCAATCCCGATGCGCTTGGCGACATGATCAAGATCGGCCGGCGCGGCTCGCTCTCCGGTCGGATCACCGTTCACGGAGTCCAGGGACATGCGGCCTATCCGCATCTCGCCGACAATCCTGTGCGCGGCATACTGCAGCTCACCGAGGCCCTGATGGACCCGCCCTTCGATAGCGGTACCGAGAGTTTCCAGCCATCGAACCTCGAGGTCACGACCATCGATGTCGGTAATCTGGCCGTCAACGTCATTCCGGCGAAGGCGAGCGCCAGCTTCAACATCCGCTTCAACGACATCTGGACCGCCGAAAGCCTGATGGCGGAGATCATCGCGCGGCTCGATCGTGCCGCAGCGAAAGACAAGCTCAGGCCCGGCCGCACACCGGTCCGCTACGACATCGTCTGGAACGAGCGTCCGAGCCACGTCTTCCTCACGCGCAACAACGCCCTCATCGATTCGCTTTCCGGCGCGGTCGAGGCCGTCGTGGGGCGCCAGCCGAAGCTCTCGACCACCGGCGGCACATCGGATGCGCGCTTCATCAAGGATTACTGCCCCGTCGTCGAATTCGGCCTCGTCGGGCAGACGATGCATATGGTCGACGAGCGCGTTGCCGTCGCCGATCTCGAGACCTTGACCGGGATCTACGAGACCTTCATTGCCCGCTGGTTCGGTCATGCCGCTGCTTGA